From a single Brassica oleracea var. oleracea cultivar TO1000 chromosome C5, BOL, whole genome shotgun sequence genomic region:
- the LOC106292654 gene encoding rab3 GTPase-activating protein non-catalytic subunit isoform X2, with translation MAKRIHLTELGCIACEELTELGAGKEGWLVNNPNLLSALDSHSIALAHRFLILIVNWADPDSLRVKIRPDLSPIEAESITAIEWLVFDDVRVVLAGTSCGYLLVYSIAGDLIHKQLVHPSRILKLRVRGTKKDLMQETSSEEISIVLPGIIARFDGSNIQSMLQKWFQEKNSNFWDQKSKKSDPEDTGSLHQRLPYQIWNVNKNGVCVDATITGIMPPPLLEHQSSQRYYCAVTIGEDAVISAYRLSEDRGRSLVGAILSKVVPAAASTIASFSKLIWRSNDQSPKRKPEAKTQSFARASSLTCIKDYPRKGEKLTLSPSGTLAAITDSLGRILLLDTQALVVVRLWKGYRDASCVFMEMLAKKDKGKSVFHSEPVKSDYCLCLAIHAPRKGIIEVWQMRTGPRLLTIQCGKGSKLLQPAYRNHE, from the exons ATGGCGAAGAGGATACACCTGACGGAACTAGGCTGCATCGCGTGCGAGGAACTCACCGAGCTCGGCGCGGGAAAGGAAGGTTGGCTCGTGAACAATCCAAACCTTCTCTCCGCACTCGATTCCCACTCTATAGCCCTAGCCCATCGATTCCTCATCCTGATCGTGAATTGGGCTGATCCCGACTCTCTTCGCGTCAAGATCAGACCCGATCTGTCTCCCATCGAGGCGGAATCTATCACAGCGATCGAATGGTTAGTGTTTGACGACGTCAGAGTCGTCCTCGCCGGAACCTCCTGTGGTTATCTCCTGGTTTACTCTATCGCCGGTGATCTGATTCATAAACAG TTGGTGCATCCTAGCCGTATATTGAAACTAAGAGTACGTGGCACTAAAAAAGATTTGATGCAAGAGACATCTTCTGAGGAGATTAGCATTGTGTTGCCTGGCATTATTGCTCGCTTTGATGGCTCTAACATTCAG AGTATGCTTCAGAAATGGTTTCAAGAAAAAAATTCAAACTTTTGGGACCAAAAGAGTAAAAAGAGTGATCCGGAAGATACTGGGAGTTTGCACCAACGGTTACCGTATCAGATATGGAATGTCAACAAGAACGGTGTGTGCGTTGATGCTACTATCACTGGCATAATGCCTCCTCCGTTACTGGAACATCAG TCAAGTCAACGTTATTACTGTGCAGTGACCATTGGAGAGGATGCTGTAATCTCCGCTTACAG GCTCTCAGAGGATAGAGGTAGGTCGCTTGTCGGAGCTATTCTATCAAAAGTTGTGCCTGCAGCTGCTTCGACCATTGCTTCTTTTTCAAAACTGATCTGGAGAAGTAATGATCAGTCACCAAAGCGAAAGCCAGAAGCTAAGACTCAATCATTCGCTCGAG CTTCATCCTTGACATGTATAAAGGACTACCCAAGAAAAGGCGAGAAGCTGACGTTATCCCCGAGCGGGACATTAGCTGCTATAACAGATTCTCTTGGTCGTATACTTCTGCTAGACACTCAAGCTCTCGTGGTTGTCCGATTATGGAAG GGTTATCGTGACGCTAGCTGCGTGTTCATGGAGATGTTAGCCAAAAAAGATAAAGGAAAATCTGTATTTCACTCAGAACCGGTGAAAAGCGATTACTGTTTATGCTTAGCCATTCACGCACCACGCAAAGGCATCATCGAG GTGTGGCAGATGAGAACGGGGCCGCGTCTTCTAACGATTCAATGTGGGAAAGGTAGCAAGTTGTTGCAGCCTGCGTACAG AAATCACGAGTGA
- the LOC106292654 gene encoding rab3 GTPase-activating protein non-catalytic subunit isoform X1 encodes MAKRIHLTELGCIACEELTELGAGKEGWLVNNPNLLSALDSHSIALAHRFLILIVNWADPDSLRVKIRPDLSPIEAESITAIEWLVFDDVRVVLAGTSCGYLLVYSIAGDLIHKQLVHPSRILKLRVRGTKKDLMQETSSEEISIVLPGIIARFDGSNIQSMLQKWFQEKNSNFWDQKSKKSDPEDTGSLHQRLPYQIWNVNKNGVCVDATITGIMPPPLLEHQSSQRYYCAVTIGEDAVISAYRLSEDRGRSLVGAILSKVVPAAASTIASFSKLIWRSNDQSPKRKPEAKTQSFARASSLTCIKDYPRKGEKLTLSPSGTLAAITDSLGRILLLDTQALVVVRLWKGYRDASCVFMEMLAKKDKGKSVFHSEPVKSDYCLCLAIHAPRKGIIEVWQMRTGPRLLTIQCGKGSKLLQPAYRFGSNSSSSPYIPLEVFLLNGDSGQVSMLNRSLS; translated from the exons ATGGCGAAGAGGATACACCTGACGGAACTAGGCTGCATCGCGTGCGAGGAACTCACCGAGCTCGGCGCGGGAAAGGAAGGTTGGCTCGTGAACAATCCAAACCTTCTCTCCGCACTCGATTCCCACTCTATAGCCCTAGCCCATCGATTCCTCATCCTGATCGTGAATTGGGCTGATCCCGACTCTCTTCGCGTCAAGATCAGACCCGATCTGTCTCCCATCGAGGCGGAATCTATCACAGCGATCGAATGGTTAGTGTTTGACGACGTCAGAGTCGTCCTCGCCGGAACCTCCTGTGGTTATCTCCTGGTTTACTCTATCGCCGGTGATCTGATTCATAAACAG TTGGTGCATCCTAGCCGTATATTGAAACTAAGAGTACGTGGCACTAAAAAAGATTTGATGCAAGAGACATCTTCTGAGGAGATTAGCATTGTGTTGCCTGGCATTATTGCTCGCTTTGATGGCTCTAACATTCAG AGTATGCTTCAGAAATGGTTTCAAGAAAAAAATTCAAACTTTTGGGACCAAAAGAGTAAAAAGAGTGATCCGGAAGATACTGGGAGTTTGCACCAACGGTTACCGTATCAGATATGGAATGTCAACAAGAACGGTGTGTGCGTTGATGCTACTATCACTGGCATAATGCCTCCTCCGTTACTGGAACATCAG TCAAGTCAACGTTATTACTGTGCAGTGACCATTGGAGAGGATGCTGTAATCTCCGCTTACAG GCTCTCAGAGGATAGAGGTAGGTCGCTTGTCGGAGCTATTCTATCAAAAGTTGTGCCTGCAGCTGCTTCGACCATTGCTTCTTTTTCAAAACTGATCTGGAGAAGTAATGATCAGTCACCAAAGCGAAAGCCAGAAGCTAAGACTCAATCATTCGCTCGAG CTTCATCCTTGACATGTATAAAGGACTACCCAAGAAAAGGCGAGAAGCTGACGTTATCCCCGAGCGGGACATTAGCTGCTATAACAGATTCTCTTGGTCGTATACTTCTGCTAGACACTCAAGCTCTCGTGGTTGTCCGATTATGGAAG GGTTATCGTGACGCTAGCTGCGTGTTCATGGAGATGTTAGCCAAAAAAGATAAAGGAAAATCTGTATTTCACTCAGAACCGGTGAAAAGCGATTACTGTTTATGCTTAGCCATTCACGCACCACGCAAAGGCATCATCGAG GTGTGGCAGATGAGAACGGGGCCGCGTCTTCTAACGATTCAATGTGGGAAAGGTAGCAAGTTGTTGCAGCCTGCGTACAGGTTTGGATCAAACTCTTCATCTTCTCCTTACATTCCTCTTGAAGTCTTTTTGCTCAATGGAGATTCCGGCCAAGTCTCTATGCTTAACCGATCTCTGTCTTAA